The Jeotgalibaca sp. MA1X17-3 genome has a segment encoding these proteins:
- a CDS encoding CagC family type IV secretion system protein, producing MKFNKKLVGYISAISTLAAFSVPERIAYATGAGEIQSRLTEVGNTVQTLLTGLIVIVGICVALFVIIKRMPSADDPQEKNEVYKAVGRVLGLVAIGAAIVWIVPWVYGLFQ from the coding sequence ATGAAATTCAATAAAAAATTAGTAGGGTATATTTCGGCCATTTCAACACTAGCTGCTTTCAGTGTTCCAGAAAGAATCGCTTATGCGACAGGAGCAGGTGAAATTCAATCCCGGTTAACAGAAGTAGGCAATACCGTTCAAACGCTTCTGACAGGCCTAATTGTCATTGTAGGGATCTGTGTTGCCTTGTTTGTCATTATCAAACGAATGCCCAGTGCGGATGACCCTCAAGAAAAGAACGAAGTCTACAAAGCCGTTGGACGTGTTTTAGGATTGGTTGCCATTGGGGCTGCGATTGTTTGGATCGTTCCTTGGGTCTATGGTTTATTCCAATAA
- a CDS encoding conjugal transfer protein codes for MPDKKKTEAKTFIFPENVDSSYGVFLGLSLKEISLYVVPTVAVGLLFIFIPPHSFTFVVSKVILVIFILTIVLAVLSSKPVHYRSNVKLTDYIKMKSNYGKRQHLFFKEKRKRR; via the coding sequence ATGCCAGATAAGAAGAAAACGGAAGCAAAGACTTTTATATTCCCTGAAAACGTTGATTCTTCCTATGGCGTTTTCTTAGGGTTATCTCTCAAAGAAATTAGTTTATATGTTGTTCCTACTGTAGCGGTTGGATTGCTCTTTATTTTTATTCCACCGCACAGCTTTACGTTCGTAGTAAGCAAAGTCATTCTCGTTATTTTTATTTTAACCATTGTCTTAGCTGTTCTTTCTTCTAAACCGGTCCACTATCGAAGTAATGTGAAACTAACGGACTACATCAAGATGAAAAGCAACTATGGGAAGCGACAACATTTATTCTTTAAAGAAAAACGGAAAAGAAGATGA
- the trsD gene encoding TrsD/TraD family conjugative transfer protein, with protein MMAMKRPQAKKADDLAYTYTPRKINSGTQTITDMSLIQAIYKSFLVTKSGYLVAIIETSGINLELLNEEEQTDVFDTYNTFLMTTLGDSSNEQQQYLDMTIPVDVDDYLLSYKKRYLQEKDKENSNRERAKLIASYIDDLSVKMQAQEMSTKKHLLVVKQPIKNKTYLSLNKASVDLDDKVTQTINRLENAFDGYDLQANKLHSDEVLAVLKNLVNFSGH; from the coding sequence ATGATGGCAATGAAACGACCCCAAGCAAAAAAAGCAGATGATTTAGCGTATACGTATACCCCACGAAAGATAAATAGTGGCACACAAACGATCACGGATATGAGTTTGATACAAGCAATTTATAAAAGCTTTCTAGTAACGAAATCAGGCTACCTAGTAGCGATTATTGAAACATCCGGTATAAACCTTGAGCTATTGAACGAGGAAGAGCAGACAGATGTTTTTGACACGTATAATACCTTTCTCATGACCACGTTAGGAGATTCTTCCAACGAACAACAACAGTACCTTGATATGACGATTCCCGTTGATGTAGATGATTACCTATTAAGTTACAAAAAGCGGTATTTACAAGAAAAAGACAAAGAGAATAGTAATCGTGAACGTGCGAAGTTGATTGCTTCTTACATTGACGATCTTTCTGTAAAAATGCAGGCACAAGAAATGAGTACCAAGAAACATTTATTGGTCGTGAAACAGCCGATCAAAAATAAAACGTATCTCTCTTTAAACAAAGCAAGCGTAGATTTAGACGACAAAGTTACCCAGACCATCAATCGACTAGAAAATGCGTTTGATGGCTATGATTTACAAGCGAATAAGCTTCATAGTGACGAAGTACTCGCTGTTTTAAAAAACTTGGTCAACTTTTCAGGACACTAA
- a CDS encoding VirB4 family type IV secretion system protein, with amino-acid sequence MFLFPKKKEEKNEREENEFGVERPEDLSSLDDFLDTNAIQSIYPFSWEEFSDHIESGDNYIKVLAIIDYPKMKKGNWLSELKRKKGNITIIQDFESSNARQMVEYYNKTIKNKEAEILDVYDPLKKKKLQQAIQTANMQLNKYLDSEVTYLYQHMYVFLQGESLEELNALTDSVENTLSKLQLKYMNPIKAQYQAFWSAMPIGENLLSDYTFKQSNTEVASSVFPFDDAEVLELTPHCDIEGINKDTNSLIAIDYLDERTVLNQNMVVIGTSGVGKTTYMKQKILRYIAKGVKVFIIDPENEYTEIVERFGGQVVHLSSNSPTKINPLEVYSEELDTDQRVNMELLIKDKIQRVKGFFQILKPDLSKVEKSILDYVLRDCYRNSGVLAYRSITEIHHEQWPILSDVYKQMERMKVSTEDHERFEIIRDFYFILDSYVNGSTTLFNGHTNIDVQTEVLSFDLKALQNEADIQGAAYLNTFSFLWDEITKNKTENIKLFVDEFHFLTQNPDASSFFYQAYKRFRKYNAGAIAGTQQIQDVLDGTMENGKNVGEAIIGNSYTKLFFGLDSKGLDDIEQKLRITFSKKERKLLEKKKQGEALIINGSKRAFMKVSLSQEELRLIDPKQYYERYAESIPNYEERIKMTAIEEEEARSFQF; translated from the coding sequence ATGTTCTTATTTCCAAAGAAAAAAGAAGAAAAAAATGAGCGAGAAGAAAATGAATTTGGAGTAGAGCGACCAGAAGATTTGAGCAGCTTAGATGATTTTTTAGACACAAACGCCATTCAAAGTATTTATCCGTTCAGTTGGGAAGAGTTTTCAGACCACATTGAAAGTGGCGATAACTACATTAAAGTGCTAGCGATTATTGACTATCCGAAAATGAAAAAAGGGAATTGGCTTTCCGAACTGAAACGAAAAAAGGGAAATATTACCATCATACAAGATTTTGAAAGTAGCAATGCCCGGCAAATGGTGGAGTACTATAACAAAACGATTAAGAATAAAGAAGCAGAAATCCTAGACGTCTATGATCCCTTGAAAAAGAAAAAGCTTCAACAAGCGATTCAAACCGCTAATATGCAGTTGAACAAATATTTAGATAGTGAAGTGACCTACCTGTACCAACACATGTATGTTTTTTTACAAGGAGAAAGTTTGGAAGAACTGAACGCTCTAACCGACAGCGTAGAAAATACGCTCTCTAAACTACAATTAAAGTATATGAATCCTATTAAAGCGCAGTATCAAGCGTTTTGGTCCGCCATGCCGATTGGAGAAAATCTTTTATCGGATTACACGTTCAAACAGTCGAATACAGAAGTGGCCAGTAGTGTTTTTCCGTTTGATGATGCCGAAGTGTTGGAACTCACTCCGCATTGCGATATTGAAGGAATCAATAAAGATACCAACAGCCTCATTGCGATTGATTATTTAGATGAACGAACGGTACTGAATCAAAATATGGTGGTGATTGGAACGAGCGGAGTAGGGAAAACTACCTATATGAAACAGAAAATCTTACGCTACATTGCCAAAGGCGTGAAAGTTTTTATCATTGACCCAGAGAATGAATATACAGAAATCGTAGAACGGTTCGGCGGTCAAGTCGTTCACTTAAGTAGTAATTCCCCAACAAAAATCAATCCGTTAGAAGTGTATTCAGAAGAACTAGATACAGACCAAAGGGTCAATATGGAACTATTAATCAAAGACAAAATTCAACGAGTAAAAGGTTTCTTTCAAATTTTGAAACCGGACTTATCAAAAGTAGAAAAAAGTATTTTAGATTATGTGTTACGGGATTGTTATCGAAATAGTGGCGTATTAGCGTATCGAAGCATTACAGAGATTCACCATGAGCAGTGGCCTATTCTGTCTGACGTGTATAAACAAATGGAACGAATGAAAGTGAGTACAGAAGATCACGAACGGTTCGAAATCATTAGAGATTTTTATTTTATCTTAGATAGCTATGTGAATGGTTCTACCACTCTTTTTAATGGACACACCAATATAGATGTGCAAACAGAGGTACTATCGTTTGACTTAAAAGCCTTACAGAATGAAGCGGATATTCAAGGCGCAGCCTATCTCAATACGTTTAGTTTTTTGTGGGACGAAATCACAAAAAATAAAACCGAAAATATTAAATTGTTTGTCGATGAGTTTCATTTCCTCACACAAAATCCTGACGCTTCTAGTTTTTTCTATCAAGCGTACAAGCGGTTTCGAAAATACAATGCAGGAGCCATTGCAGGCACCCAGCAAATTCAAGATGTGTTAGATGGAACCATGGAAAACGGGAAAAATGTAGGCGAAGCGATTATCGGGAATAGTTATACTAAGTTGTTCTTTGGGCTAGACAGTAAAGGGTTAGATGATATTGAACAAAAATTAAGAATTACCTTTTCCAAAAAAGAACGAAAATTGTTAGAAAAGAAAAAACAAGGAGAAGCCTTGATTATAAACGGTTCAAAACGAGCTTTTATGAAAGTATCTCTTTCCCAAGAAGAACTACGACTGATTGACCCTAAACAGTACTACGAACGGTACGCAGAAAGTATACCCAACTATGAAGAACGAATTAAAATGACTGCCATTGAAGAAGAAGAAGCACGTTCCTTCCAGTTTTAA
- a CDS encoding type VII secretion protein EssB/YukC, producing MKKNFKVYAFEFGTVIEEENQVKIEMEHSLFTPDIEKERTNLPTKEDPLFLKLGNVQESEASFSFLYEKSSQLKNLTQIKTEAYPVKLSIAQEILEQDIQDQYTRSDLYISLNPSTIYYHPMQTIRYTYVANRFMPKDTHTSMERYRALIVSLLSDLPYEKCLNSPKDVRKEGNELIKELYQQPTVPDLLALIKQSNDFITYGYIENRKKSENKIKRNYRYWLGGVIALSLVGFSLLGVRVSGQATQLTANYHQQLDKKDTLLQANEQFYKGNYNKAVGLYEKIDYDKKQLATDLIEKEQYQQALTVDPTSLESVIENLYEREQKETLLDLNGKKAK from the coding sequence ATGAAAAAGAATTTTAAAGTATACGCATTTGAGTTTGGAACCGTTATAGAAGAAGAAAACCAAGTAAAAATCGAAATGGAACACTCCCTATTCACTCCCGATATAGAAAAAGAAAGAACGAATCTTCCGACGAAAGAAGATCCGCTCTTTCTAAAACTGGGGAATGTCCAGGAATCAGAAGCTAGTTTCTCTTTTCTTTATGAAAAAAGTAGCCAACTAAAAAACCTGACACAAATTAAAACCGAAGCATACCCTGTCAAGTTGTCCATTGCACAGGAAATACTAGAACAGGATATACAAGACCAGTATACCAGATCGGACCTTTATATTTCATTGAATCCTTCCACTATTTACTATCACCCCATGCAAACCATTCGTTACACGTATGTAGCCAATCGCTTTATGCCAAAAGATACCCATACTAGTATGGAACGTTATCGAGCATTGATTGTCAGCTTACTAAGTGATCTTCCTTATGAGAAATGTCTGAACAGTCCGAAAGATGTTCGTAAAGAAGGAAATGAATTAATCAAAGAACTCTACCAACAACCGACTGTCCCAGACTTACTCGCTTTGATTAAACAGAGCAATGATTTTATTACGTATGGCTATATCGAGAATCGAAAAAAATCAGAAAATAAAATTAAACGGAACTATCGGTACTGGTTAGGGGGAGTGATTGCTCTTTCTTTAGTAGGGTTTAGCTTGTTAGGGGTTCGAGTAAGCGGACAAGCCACACAATTAACCGCCAACTACCACCAACAGCTTGATAAAAAAGATACCTTGTTACAAGCGAATGAACAGTTTTACAAGGGAAACTACAACAAAGCAGTAGGCTTGTACGAAAAAATCGACTATGACAAAAAACAGCTAGCAACCGACCTAATCGAGAAAGAACAGTATCAGCAAGCGTTGACGGTTGACCCAACGTCTCTTGAATCTGTCATTGAAAACTTGTATGAACGAGAACAAAAAGAAACCCTCTTAGATTTAAACGGTAAAAAAGCTAAATGA